GCTTTCAGTAATTTAAGACAACCTTGaatacttttgtttctttttttgtaagcAGCAAAAGTTCTATGCTTGGAGCTCCCTCAATTGACAGTCACATAATAATTAACTGATATAAATTTTGAGTAAAACCCTGGAAGGATAACTAGCCCTAGACTgccatcaaaataattttgcctgAGTAGGGAAGAAGTAAAAATTTAGCAATGTTTAATGATTCTAATGGTTATTACTGAAGTACAGCTTTTTGTATTCGCTTTTCTCATGTGttcctattttaaattattttgattagtgatatatatacacacataaaaCTTCTCAAGCCTATGATTAACTGGTGAATCATCTGGGACTGGGCCAGCCAAAATTTAAGATAATCCTCTTTCAACAAATCTAATGTAAGTTAGTTTACAAACAGACACTTGACCTTCTTATTCATGGGTATATTCAGTGTTTACTCACTCAAGAAGTAATATTAAAACAATTCTACTGATGCCAATGAGGAAGTTTGTGTTTCTTCAGCAGAACTCTTCAATTTGTATCTGTTTCCATAAATGTGCTAGTGAAAATATCAGCGCTCTCGAGTGACTCTATAGCTGGTCTTTGCATTTTTCCATTAATGAAAAAGCAATCTTAAAAACCTTTCCAAGTTACATTGATTTGGttttaaaggataaaaaaaaaatcattcaatgAACTAGAAGAATGATGCAGATAGCaagggaattaaaaataattatctatCATGCTTTTTCTAGaacattttctgaaactttAAAGGTAATTCCATCAGCGGTAGTAATGGTGAAGAATTAGCCTTTAAAAAGCCCACAGATACGTAACTAGACTTGAAAAGATTCTGGACTATGCACTGATAAAATGCTAGAGGCAGCAAGCACAGATagatgaaaatacacttttgtTTTTTACCGGCCACAGTGCTCAACAAGAGACAGCACAGTGGTAGGAGATTCCAGAACACATCTACTTCAGTGAGGTGTTTGTAAACCCCAAGCATGTTTTTATCTTTGTCCAAGCTTGCAGAAACACTGACTTAACCTACACTGTTTGTTCAATGTCTATCTATACATATAGCAGCAGTACATAAGTGCTTCTGCAGAGTTTCATTTACCACAGCAGGAACATAGCCAAAGACTGCTACAAAGAACATTGCCTACTCTCTCCATCACTCAATCTTCCTTTCTCAAAAGCTTCAGCACCCCATTGCTGCTGAGGACCATCTCTGTACAGGAATCTATCCactgaaagaaggaaggaaaacttAGACTGATTACTGAGTGTTCCTTAAAAAGAGACATCTGAGCAAAGATATGCACacatttcctttcattctgCCTTTTTCACCTATCCATCTGTTCCTTCCTATTCCAATCCAGTTTCTTTTactttcctccttctcttctccctaCACCTCTGCCCTACCCCTCTCCCTACATAACATTAGATCCAAACCCTTCATGAATTCCAGTGTTCTGGAATCCTGCCTGTGCTTTCTATGTCCTACCCAACCATCACTGGTAAGTCCATTCCAGCAATGTTAACtatcaggggaaaaaatcagtaGGACagttccttccctcttcccaaattcccccatcTTAATGTGGGTGCAGTAGCCTTTGTTACAAAGAAACAGGCACTTCCCTTCTCTAAAGCAGAGCATATTCTGGTTAACTACCAAGTGCTGCACGCTCCATTTGAGCAcatgtgctgctcagcaggtCTAAATATGATTTCCACAAACAGCAGGTACAAACCTGGCTGCCTTTGAGAGAAGGAACTGTGCTAGGTAGTTCCTTTTCCTAACACACAAGGATCATACTTACATAATTTCGCTACTGCTAGGACACTAGcttacttttcattttattattgcCTGCTTTTGCTCCCTGAACAAGGTCTAAATGCATATTACAAACACAATGAGTGATCATAGAAATATAGGGAATAAGAATTTTATATTTAGGAGAACTGACAttcacttattttaaaaaaggtgaaTTTAAGTATTTATAGCATTCATTTCACTTAATTCCATCCAATAACATACTCGTCAGCCAGGGACAAAGAAAAGGTTATATTGCATCAAAGCTTACAAACTGTTAACTCTTAAGAATTCTATACAGCTGCTGAATTCCTGTGGGAACTCCCTCCTTACCCTTCCTATAGGCAACAGTGAACTTTAACAAGCTATTAAACTACTACATAATGGATTTTTGTATGGTATAAATATCACTGGAAAGACAAGTTAGTCAAATGTAAATCTTACTGACCTTACTAAAATTTGCAGGCATAAGCTGAAGTAACAGCATTTTTCCAGCCCCACATTTCCTCTCATGTTAAATATATTGCTGAATGTACATCAGTTTGTCTCTCTTCAGATGTACTAATATACTGCTTGGTATGGAcccagtttttccttttcaggcCTCTGGTTAACTTCATACAAAGCAACTGATATACAAAGGacatttaaaaacagttttgaaaCCTGGTAGATAGAATTGTAATGGAATAAACATAACAGCTctcttaaaaaaccccacttgGTTACTactgattattttaataaattgcaTCAACACAGAATTATTCTGCAGAGCTTTATGTAAGTATACTTCCATTCTTTCCTGGTCACAAGGACATAAGAAAGCTAAGTATGCACACTGTCTTCAGTTGCAGAAGTTTCATACTTTATATTGATTCTTGAAGTGATGACTTTGTACTTTACTTTGGCAGCTTGTTTTCTTAGATTATCCAGACTGAATTTTTTACAGTTGTAGTCAAGCAAAGTGTCAAATTCTTATCCATGTCCTCATTTCCATCCTGGGGCTACTGCAGCTTTCACCAACTGCTGAAGGAATCAAAAAGCTGTAAACAGACTGCTATGCCATGAGAGACTAACAATTCTGTATCTGTTGGGAAACCTGAATCAAACAGTTGTTTAAATAAAGTATAAACTCCCTTTGTTCATATTTAGAAAATCAGTACTATTGAAGTTTCATATTGTCTTAGGCtgcaaatgcaagatgtggctgggggtgtgtattctattgccatctgttagaggtggggcagttatcttctaTTAATTGGGCTACCTttaaaaccaggtggggcagttttctttatctcttccacaaccaatcttCCCTccaggaaatatcttctgttaatgggccattgagtgtcaccgcgtgactgataaaattacatcatcccactGTGAGATGatccacccagagggaggagccaagcattctTACCTGGATATAACCAGAGATTTGGAACACCAAAGGCAGcctttttccactggattcccagtgGAGCAGCTTTCtcttccactggattcccagaggaagaccaggcacatctacaccaccactggaccttcagaggaaaactccacccttctacaggatcactgcttcaacagaaccacatctgccacttgaggaggactgcagccaccatttaatgggACTGCTACCAATACCCTGccccacagggtgtcaggtcatattctgactctgttgttttgtattactgcatttatattttattttttctaataatgAACTGTtgttcctactcccatatcttcACCTGAAAGTCCcttaataatttggagggagggcatttacattttccatttcaagagagctcctgccttcctcacctgtcttttcaaaccgaGACACATACTATGAAGTCTGCAAAACCATTATGTAAAAAAGTCCAAAGTCATGAGGGTATTTTTGGAATAGAGGAGTGGAAGAACAGAGTGCTAAGTTCTGGTAACCACTGCTAGTGGAACAGTTAAATACAAAGAAGTGTGCAACATAATCCCAAATGTAAAATGTAGGTACAGGAGACTACAACAATAACAGATACAATATTATTGTGATTATTTAGAAACAAGAAACTGACAAATTACGGTAACTGAAACGAATGAGGCTCCATCTCAGGCTAAACAGCAACAACTGATGGGATTCCATCAAGCCAAGCACGAAGTGAGAGCAAAGCCCCTCAGGTCACGGAGCAGGAGCCCTGTCACTCACAGGGCAGCAatggggcagggcagagcagcccttccaccagcactggcactgccacagctccagccctgctcccaacAGAACCATGCACCAGGACAAGTATGGAACAGGAACCCCCCCATGCTTCTAACACCTTGTAACCACTGCACCTGAAAGcatctgcaggagcaggagtgcAAGTGTGATTAACATGACACTTCTCTCCACACCAATATTTTCTAAtgatttttctgaatatatGCATACACTACCATCTTGTATAGATGTAGTAGTTTTCCTTAAAACAAGTAGTCAGtctcaaaatactttttgaaGGACACTTAATTCTTGTCCATTATGAGGAGAAATTTAAGTGCTGAGTAGTAATGAAACACATCAAGTCCTGACTCAAAATTAGGCATGTCCTCCAATCTAAGTCTTTATTACATAAACTTTGTTAATGAACTAGAATAAACAACTTACTTATGTTTGGTCACGTGTAAGAAAATTAATCAGAAGTTTCCAGCCAAGTGAAGAGTAAAGCTAAACAGTAAAGAAAGCTCAGACACAGACAGGTAAATAGAACTATTTTCAtagatttatttgaaaaatacttaCAAAAGCAAGTATGCTTGACACTAAAATAGTTAAACTTATTCTGTGTTTACATTGGTGTAGTTAAGCGTGCAGCATTAACAGTCTTTCTGTTTGAAGCATCATTAGTTTGCTTTAAAGAAGTGGAGAAAATTGGGGTTTACTGTGAACAATGTCTCCCTGTCACTTCCTCTGCAGCAACTACAGCTGTGATCTCTGTATGAGATCTCAGAACATTGAAAACCGTGCTTGCTTTAACTAACTACCACCTGCCAAGTGCAGATTTACTGGAACCTGGAAGGTGggccagttttttttttccctaggaaggaacaggagagaggaaggagaagaaaaaaggattggtttgttgtttttttttttttttttttgtgaagaattTACCAAAGCTACATTTCATGAAAAAGAGTccttaaaaatgtctttttgttAGTTGCCATCTTCCTTCAAAACCCTTCTGAACTTACCCGTAAGCATTACCATTCCTATAGCACTTGTTTGCTAGGAGAGGCCAGGACTAGAAGAGTTAAGATTCCCCATCCAGACAGCAGTTCAGTAGTGTCAGAAACGAAATACAGTGCAATTAGTTTTCACATACTGTATAGCTACATTTTAAGACAAAACTGGCACAGATACTGATTGAAAAAGTTTCCTTTCTCCATGCAATCCACACTCTGGCAACAACCATAGTCCACAAGAGTGGTGTACTGGGGCGCATGGAGTGAATGGGATCTCACCAGCCATTATTTTGCACAGTGCcagtagctgctgctgctcgagCCAGCATATTTCTGTGTGCCTcaggagcagaagaaaaagtcCCATCCATCATGTGCACTGGCAGCATTCGCCTCCTGCCAGGCTGAGGGGTGTAGCTGTTCTCTCGCCAGTCTTCTTCTGGAGGCATATCTACTCTCCTTGGACCCGGGGCCTTCACACAAGAAGGGGGCACTGGGCAACCTTGAGAAGCACCGGGATCCCAAGAAGGCTCATGTGGTATTCTTAAAGTGCTGTAGTCTGTGCTGGCTGGTAGTCTGCAACTGATGGCATGAGATTCATGCATGTGGTGCTGTAAAGGCTGCTGGAGGAAGCCTTCCTGTAAACTCTTGCCTGGCTGGCCAGCATGTTTCCCCCAGAGCATTGTTCGCTTATCTGGTAACGTGGCTGTTTGTGCGGCAGGATAACTTGTGTTCACACGGCCAGAGACACTTGATGCTCCACCTCCTAAATGCAAATTAACAAGAGGCTTTTGCCCCTGAGAGAGGGTGCCTTTGGGTACACAAGGGAGACTCCCATAGCTCAGTGCCACACCTGGGTAGTCTTCACCTTGGAAAGCTTCACCCCTGTCAGGCATAACCAGAAGTTTCTGGATGATGTTCTTCTGATCtcctgaaataaatttttaaaaaaaggtttgcTTAGTTATAATTGTTGTTTCATTCTCTCTCAACTAtcagctgtggccagcaggtaACAGAAGAACAATGAAATCACTAGTACATCCAGTTACTGGCTGACATGCAATTCTGAATAAAAGCTAGCTGTACCTTTTCCAGCATTCATTTTCCTCACTGCATTTCCTCTCCTTATCCTActgcagctgctgtcacagaTTTCTTTACTAGCCCCTTGTTTCATCATAGAGGAGCCCAACAAAGCATTCCAAGGCTGGTAGATCAAACTGGGTTTGATGCTGTCACAGGAAAATAGTTCTCATGCAGGAAGTAGTTATTTCTACTGGCACATGTGTGATTTGTGGGAATGAGTAACTTGTGGAAGTACTCTTATACACAGCAACAAGGTGGTGGGTCTTGCTACTACTttaacattaaagaaaataactcaTAAGAATATTGATATGACTTTGTATAAAGTCATCATAATGTTTCCATAAAGGTTATTTGCCTTGGTTATGCACATTTAGCACAGAACCATAGAAAAATTCTGAaggacagagaagaagaaacGTGATTTGTCCTTCTAGATTTCTGGAGGAATTCAGGCAGATAGTGAAAATCCATTATGAAAGACAAGAACTGAGGAGCTGTATTTCAGCAATATTTCTGATCACGAAGAAGGATGAAAAGTCCTGTGATTATTACCTGACAGTTTACGTGCCTTGCCCACCATGCTGGGCATCAGTACATCATGGGGTGGGTGCTGCACCTGGTTTGGGTTGTGCTGGGGATCAAAGGGAAATACAGGAGGATCatgggggaaaggaagggaagtggAGCTGGAAGAACGGTGGCTGGTGTCCACTGGCATTTTCCTCGTATTTGGTGCTTCCTTTTGTAAAATGAGAAAGGAGAAGAACAGAACATAAAATGATGAGTAAACACAGAGTTGGGTTGAAACAAGCAAAGGTGGTGTTGATCCaaggaagaaagagatgagTCACTGGAACAAAAACATGCATCTGTATGTgaaaaagacagacaaaaatTGCATCAATCCAGTAAGGCTCTTACTGAAGTAGTGGGCTACATAGGATCATTTGACTGGAATtgtaacaaaaacaaaaagccaaaacaaacacaaaccacTCCTGGGGGTTTGGCTGACGAACTGAATACACAAAACAATGTCAGGCCAGTCAGAATTGGAAATGGTATGCTACACAAGCCATGAAGTAAGAGTATTGCTGATCCTTCCTTTCTATTTTCTACCAGGCTTCACTGAAAGCTCTGATTCCAGACTCTGAACAGATTTACCTGTCACAGCTGAAGTATTTACCTGTGCTGTACCATTTGCCTCTATTAGGAGATACCTaccccaaaaagcagggatGGCTGAATGGCACAACAACAAACCATCACAGACTTGAGCGCAGTGCCATACTTGAAACAGACAACCACCCTACTGGCTGCTTGTGTTGTGGGGATAGAAACCTTAGCAGAGAGAGCAGGTCTTAGACAGCTAGAGGTTTGTAATGGCTTCTGCCAGCACTTCCAGGTATGTCAGAGCCCTTAACTAAAGCATGCTGAAGAGCAAACTCTTCAAAGTTGACATATACTTAGTTTATGTTACACAGCAGAGAGGTAGAATTGGACCAACCTGTCTAACTTAACTGATTTTGCAACTGAGACTCTTCTGTAACTGTTACATAGCTGGTTTCAAATAAAAGCTTGTAtagaatttggaaaaaattcaGTCCAAGCCAAAATTTGACATTATATCTAGCTATATTGCTAAACACTGTTACTGTTTTTCTGACACTTTTAAATTGCATCTAAAATTACTTAACAGAGAGGACAAAGGAAAGATCAATCCCCTTACTTTTAGTCATTTTCTGTATGTAACTGTCTGCACCAAGTCTTGAATTGCCTCCCCTTTAATGTTTACTTTTACTCTCTAAAAATGCTGTTTGCTTAATAAACTCACAAGAGAGCAGAAACTTTCTTATTGGtactggtgggtttttttaaattataggtGTATGAGAAGCTTTCTTGAAAATACTTTAagtcaactgaaaaaaatgtttatactAGTTGTTTCTACATACTGGCAAGTAATGTTAGCTGACATGCCtatcagctgcagcagccaccactCTGCAATGATACCTGAAGAAGACAGCTTTGCTACTTATATAAAAGTTCATTCTTCTTCCaaagacagaacaaaaaagaCAGGCTTTTATCATGGCTTATTATTGAGTTGTCTTCTGTCTTGTTTGTAAACTACTAAatgaagacagagaaaacagcaaCCCTACACAGAGATGATAGCTCTTTGGAAAGCTGCACGTCATTCTACTTACAAAACTATGAGAAGAGACCAAGGTCTCTTCTCTGTTTGACATAACTGTCCCACTGAGACTGCGAGCAATGCGACGGAAATTCTCTGCACTGTatatttcctcctcttctgGCTCCCTGCTATGTTCTCTGGTATATGTGACCTGCAGACAATATCACACATTTCAGACAAGGTTTTTCATAACATCAATTCTGTACAGTAATTATAGGCAATGGATGAATAGAAATATAATGGAGCATACTTCAATGAGATTTAAtgaccttttctttcctgaaatccTTCATTCAGGTACTACTTTGAAAACTTAAGATAAATGGGTATGTTTGGATCTGCTGATTAAAAGTATTATTCCTTAAAGTATTTCTCCTCTTAGTAAATATACACAGATTGATTTGTCTAAATGAGATACGTTCTTTTATAAGTATCTAAAGTCAGGACAAAATGTCTTTAGTGGGATGAATCTACCTAAAGGACTGACTGCTGCTACAGCCATCACTGCCCCTGGAGATATAATCATGGCTGCAGCTGACAGTCATCTTATCATAAAATACTACCGTCttctcatattaaaaaaaaatagatctaGGATTATTTGATGAATGCTGGAAGCTTGTTAATCTTATGCTAGCAACGGAAATGTTTATTccatctttcctttcttttgttctaTAAAAGAACAAACTTTGAGCTCCCTTTTACAAGTACAGAGATATTACAGGAAATGTCATTTTCCCTTGAAAATACTTCCACGTCTTCATATACAGGCTGTGATATAGAACTGCCAGTTATTTAAACAGtttcttcccaggaaaaaatgagaatcTTCTCCCACTCTGAGGTGACTACCAACTGTAGCAAATACCAGATTATCACccactttaaaaatatgtagtgacacagtggaaaaaaaaaaaaaagagcctgtGCCCTTGCAAGTGGTAAAATTAAGAAGCAGTTATCATCAGTTGTGATGCAAGGGAATTCATGTCACTAAGTTGAAAGAGACTAGATCTTAATGTTTTCAGGAGTGTTTTCCTCCATGCCAGAATTTAGATCATTTGACTGCATGCAGCATGAGTCACTCATACTTTAGCTAGTTAATCCTGAGCTAGACTGCACTTAAAATTCTTTCTAACATTAATATCAATTACCCTGGTACCTTCTTCATAATGTACTTCACTTATCCCACTCTAAATTCTTTCTTGCACAGGGCGAGCCCTTCCCCCTCTAGTACATCTTAAGTACCAAAATGTCACCTTGGAGACAGAAGAGACAGTGGATCCACACAGACTGCGCTCGATCTCCGCCGTTGGGGTTTTCGACAGACCCATGCCAGCTGTAGCAGGCAGCTTCCTCACACTCGGGTTCACAGAGACtgggaaggaaaacactggTTAAATTCAACACCATGTTATGGCACATTTCTGACTACCTTAGGTCTGACTCCAGCAAAGACAGACAGACTATACACACAGAACAAGAAGTCATAGATCCTTGGAACATGAATACATCAGCTAACACCCAACATTTCAAGGGGAGACAGCCTATCAGGATACTATGCCTACTTCCCTGGCCCTTCTGCAGGCTTCAGGGGAGCAGTTAATTGACCTACTTAAGATTGAAATTATTTAACTGCACACAAACACTTGCCTGATACAGAGGTGAGATTGTTTAGAGGgcccccaaaaaaaaatcagctaccAGAAGGAAGTTACCTAAAGTTATTTGGGATAAAAAAGCCAGCCCCACACATTCACCTGCTCCTTCCTATTCAATGCTACAGTTTCTCAGCCATTTGCTGTACTGGTTAATTAGTTGAAGGTGTTATTTTTAACTAGGATTGCTACAATTCACTTCAGTGCAATCCCCATCAACCAGTTACAATCCTAAAATTTCTCATGGAATAGACAGATAATGGCCTAATTTAAACTGGTCACAGGGAGTTAGTTCCtctaaaaaggaaggaaggtgaTATGCTAATAACATCACCTTTTCTGCATTGAGGTGGTTGCATTTGGCTTGGCTTTAACTGTTCTGTAAAGCCCCTTTCATGAAAGAGAGGAATTTCACCATGATTCTGAATGCAAAGGTCTGACAAAACCAGTGGATACGGGTCAAAGTTTCAACAGCATTTGAAAATGAATATGTAATGCAAGTTAAAAGAAAGAGCAAGCAGTCCTAGACCTAGGACTAGgttgaaaaaaatcaggttaTTTTCATCCAGTTCATCACAGTAGAGGCACTGGTTCAAACTTTTCAGTTTTATATAGAATTTGCagaacttaggaaaaaaatacttaaagtTACAGCAAACCAGAAGATCTCAAATACAAACTTCACTTTTGAAGAATACCCCTATCTCATATCATATATGTGGTGGGAAAATAGGCAAGAAAAGTCAGCATAAGAAATGGGTCATTTGATGATAGAACTCTGAAACTCCAGCTACCACTAAAGCAACTGGGCTTTATACTGGTAGATTTCCAGAAAGAACTTCCAAAATCAGTCAGTTAAGTAGGAATATATAAGACCTTCTGATTCAAGCCTATGCAAGACAGTATCTGCAAAGTTGCGAAGTCAGATCCTGCCTAACTCTGAAAGTAAACCAAAAGGACAACAAATAGTAAATGGCCACATTTTGATGTCTTAACTGGTCTGTGAGTGGACTGCAAGACACAAAGAGTTCAGAGAAAACTCAAGCTGTTCAACAAAAACCTGCTCAAGACTTTACTGCAGTACTCACCCTGGTCACAGCCAGGTCTGACATTGTCAGGAATGATGGAGGCCCCACTGCcatggctgcagagcaggggaaaaCCTGCCCTGGGGTATGCACTGCAATATACATCATATGTGTACAGCTAGATCTGTGTCACTTTGGTACCCATCCAATTTCAGGCTGCCTTGTATTTAACCAGAAAATTCATACCTTTAATGCTACGACACAGATTATAAAGAAATTTGCTTCGCTTGTGAAGCAGAGAAACAAGGTTGCCCTGTCTCAGGCAGGAGATTAGATCAGCTTAAGTGGAACCAGACTGCTGTCATCAGACTCTAATTGAATGTCTCCAGCAACAGCTGGATGTTCTCACTGATGGAATCTGTTCATTTTCCTTCAGCACCAGCTAATCCACAAGGTCTTATGGATCCTCATGTACCCTCAGTGCTGCTTTCACAAGTAACCTTCCAGAACTTAAAGCAGACAGTCCTTTAGCAAAACACAGGTTCAACTCTCACATCTTGATAatcttttaaaagttatttccCTCAACCAGATACAGGCCAAATTCTCAATTACAACACAATCAGTTAAAATTCATCAATGTGGAGAACATTAACATCAGGGATAGAAACAGTTTAATAAATTCCAGAGGGGATGCAGGACtttcaaacagcaaaattcATTAGCCTGACATAAGCAGCTAGCTCTCTACTTGAAAGCAGGATCAATTATTTCTATGTTGCTCTTCACAGATGTTTGTCATGATCAAACTCTGCAGCCACCCCAGGCAGTGCTATCACACTGCTTTCTCAAGTTAGCTGGAAAGTTTCCAGAGTCTACAACCTGATTTTTTCTGCATCTGTGCACAAATTAATACCCATTTAACTAAATCGACTAGAAAATGTATCTTCACCTACACTGCAGTACATAGGCAGGTCAACCAAGAAAAACAACTGCATCATTCTTACCTGATTGGTCAAATGGATACCTAGCACTGTCCTGTCTTCCCAAGAAAGGCCTAGTAGCCTGAGATGCCTGCAGACTAGTCTGATAGAGGGATTCCAGTTCTGAGAGCTCCTGTTCTGTGTCTTGATTCCACTGTGGATGCAGGTGTACTGGGATCCTGCTCAAGTCATCTCCAACTGCTCTCTGATCAGAAAGGAGTGGACTCCTCCCAGGTACAGGAAGCCATTCAGTATTCTTATTAGCCTTCTGAGAACTGTAATACCTAGTAACATTATTCACCCAACGGTCCACAGGCATAGAGGCAACCATGCTACTAGCAGCTCCATCATCCACCTCTTTCATTCCTCCATCATGACAGTGCCTTTCCACGTAGGGTACAGGGTCTGCTATGTTCTGTCCACCTCTTCTACACAGTTCTTCACTATGAGAACAAAAACTCATAGAAGCAACATGTTGGGCACTAAAACCCTTCAAAGAAACTACCCCATCCCTAATATCCACAGTTGAGTGTAATTTTTCAGAAgactggtttttgttttcttggttttgatgGATTAGATGTCTGTAACCGGAAGATGAATGGTTGATGGAAGATTTTTGTGTTAACTTTGAAGACTTCTCATCCTGACACACTGCAGTAATCCAGTCTTTTTCACAAGTACCTTTTCTCTGGGAGACTGCATGCATTTTCTGAAACTGCTCTGCCAAGGAGCGAACGTGTCCCTTTGTACTAAAAGCCTCAGATTTACAACCATCTGCTGTGCCATATTCACCCTGTGAGGGAAATAAAATCTCCTGGCTGTTTGCTCTGTAGGacttatttttctgcaaagGATCCGAGGAGCACTGCTGTGTAGGGGATGAAGTTGCAGGGGTCATTGCATGGTAGGCCCCTAAAAGATCAATGCTGGGCCGCACTGGAGAGCTTGCAAGTTTGGAACAAGGACTGTGCTGGCTGTCCTTTTCAGGAGATGCTGCTTGTGGTGGATGTGGACAGGGAAACAGTGTAGGCAAAGACCCAGAGTTTACTGTGTTAGCCTTGGATTGGTACTGAGGTGTGAGAACAGGCATTATGTTATGAACCTCTTCTAACTTGCTGCTACTGCAGCAATCCCTATAGTCTTTTAGCCCTGTGGCTGTTGTGTCAGCAAATTCCCCACTCTTGTGGGCTTCATTCTCAGTTCTTGCAGACCTCTCTGCCAACCCTTGCCTATAGGGAAAAGAGGGAACTTGGTCATGAAAATCAGCAGAAGCAGACTGGAAGTTTGGAGAGATCCTGTTGGATGGATTGCTTTCGGAAGGGGGCAAGGAGGAAGACTCTGGATATAATGATGAGTGCAATTCATGGCAGGAAGCAGGTGGGTGGAAGAAAGAACTGGACCCAAATTCCACTTCTTTGTTGGGTTCCAGTGGTACCTCCTGGCTCAGC
This region of Vidua macroura isolate BioBank_ID:100142 chromosome 8, ASM2450914v1, whole genome shotgun sequence genomic DNA includes:
- the USP54 gene encoding inactive ubiquitin carboxyl-terminal hydrolase 54 isoform X2 → MGDSCIFCALKSIFNQFQCSSEKVLPSDALRTALAKTFQDEQRFQLGIMDDAAECFENLLMRIHFHIADETKEDICTAPHCVSHQKFAMTLFEQCVCTSCGATSDPLPFIQMVHYISTTSLCNQAICMLERREKPTPDMFGELLQNASTMGDLRNCPSNCGEKIRIRRVLMNSPQIITIGLVWDSDHSDLAEDVIHSLGTCLKLGDLFFRVTDDRAKHSELYLVGMICYYGKHYSTFFFQTKIRKWMYFDDAHVKEIGPKWKDVVTKCIKGHYQPLLLLYADPRGTPVSTQDLPPQVDLQQYSRTCYDSEDSGREPSISSDTRTDSSTDSYPYKQAHHESVVSHFSSDSQGTVIYNVENDAASQSSRDTGHLTDSECNQRHVSKKGSLADRKRSSSRSRRKGDEAQSSGYHSEGETLKEKQAPRTAPKPSSSTSRLREFKETVSSMIHSRPQQISQPIQNSPRGGNSVDQAETRPSKSLSAHARDWEVESTSSESKSSSSSRYRPTWRPKRESLNIDSIFSKDKRKHCGYTQLSPFSEEAGKELPENEVKEHAVHATRSSQSNVRYKRGVLGRGTQHHVVEQHPHLIQRMESGYESSERNSSSPVSLDMPLSESSSTHRDVHMKRAGGFVPAWRNIPKSHSSSILEVESASSIGSWTNSPHTMGNGGDIFVPLKSELDELQEEVARRAHEQELRRKREKEMEAAMGFNPRPSRFMDLDELQNQGRSDGFEKSMQEADSIFEESLNQEQKGDCAAALALCNEAISKLRLAMHDASASTHSRALVDKKLQISIRKARSLQDRMQHQQPPQPLPPPACHPPQGGTMAQSTSEQTGPLQVLLSQEVPLEPNKEVEFGSSSFFHPPASCHELHSSLYPESSSLPPSESNPSNRISPNFQSASADFHDQVPSFPYRQGLAERSARTENEAHKSGEFADTTATGLKDYRDCCSSSKLEEVHNIMPVLTPQYQSKANTVNSGSLPTLFPCPHPPQAASPEKDSQHSPCSKLASSPVRPSIDLLGAYHAMTPATSSPTQQCSSDPLQKNKSYRANSQEILFPSQGEYGTADGCKSEAFSTKGHVRSLAEQFQKMHAVSQRKGTCEKDWITAVCQDEKSSKLTQKSSINHSSSGYRHLIHQNQENKNQSSEKLHSTVDIRDGVVSLKGFSAQHVASMSFCSHSEELCRRGGQNIADPVPYVERHCHDGGMKEVDDGAASSMVASMPVDRWVNNVTRYYSSQKANKNTEWLPVPGRSPLLSDQRAVGDDLSRIPVHLHPQWNQDTEQELSELESLYQTSLQASQATRPFLGRQDSARYPFDQSVSVNPSVRKLPATAGMGLSKTPTAEIERSLCGSTVSSVSKVTYTREHSREPEEEEIYSAENFRRIARSLSGTVMSNREETLVSSHSFEAPNTRKMPVDTSHRSSSSTSLPFPHDPPVFPFDPQHNPNQVQHPPHDVLMPSMVGKARKLSGDQKNIIQKLLVMPDRGEAFQGEDYPGVALSYGSLPCVPKGTLSQGQKPLVNLHLGGGASSVSGRVNTSYPAAQTATLPDKRTMLWGKHAGQPGKSLQEGFLQQPLQHHMHESHAISCRLPASTDYSTLRIPHEPSWDPGASQGCPVPPSCVKAPGPRRVDMPPEEDWRENSYTPQPGRRRMLPVHMMDGTFSSAPEAHRNMLARAAAATGTVQNNGW